A genomic window from Halobellus ruber includes:
- a CDS encoding HAD-IA family hydrolase, which yields MAVTFDLFGTLVDADRPDRPGEAVGAALAARGIPVPDDWASAFREAHIDAPRGAEVPLPAHVAAALRSRGVDVPGNAARRAVVAAFDPEVRTRASAVDAVDAAADRGAVGLLSNCSVPELVGRTLIRSELSRGTFDAVVTSVGCGWRKPHPDAFEAVAEALGVGADAITHVGDSPAADGGITELGGRFVDVGDSGLRTIAERLRAGGE from the coding sequence GTGGCAGTCACGTTCGACCTCTTCGGGACGCTCGTCGACGCCGACCGCCCGGACCGTCCGGGCGAAGCCGTGGGAGCGGCGCTTGCAGCCCGCGGGATCCCCGTCCCCGACGACTGGGCGTCGGCGTTCCGGGAGGCACACATCGACGCCCCCCGAGGCGCGGAGGTTCCCCTCCCCGCACACGTCGCCGCGGCGCTGCGCTCCCGCGGGGTCGACGTGCCGGGGAACGCCGCCCGCCGCGCTGTCGTTGCCGCGTTCGACCCCGAGGTCCGCACCCGCGCCAGCGCCGTCGACGCCGTCGACGCCGCGGCCGACCGGGGGGCGGTCGGACTCCTCTCGAACTGCTCGGTTCCCGAACTCGTCGGCCGCACGTTGATCCGGTCGGAGCTCAGCCGGGGGACGTTCGACGCGGTCGTGACGAGCGTAGGGTGTGGCTGGCGGAAACCCCACCCGGACGCGTTCGAGGCGGTCGCCGAGGCGCTGGGCGTCGGCGCCGACGCGATCACCCACGTCGGCGACAGCCCGGCGGCGGACGGCGGGATCACGGAACTCGGCGGCCGGTTCGTCGACGTCGGCGACTCGGGGCTTCGGACGATCGCCGAGCGACTCCGCGCGGGGGGCGAGTGA
- a CDS encoding double zinc ribbon domain-containing protein — MSKITFRADDDLVERLEGLDTSKSEAMREALRAYLDGADRDDDGAAAVSDAADAGGSVDDVIRERVDELVADRVDAALEERVAPVGRSRDLNVNLTLDGVNAAGAGEDAVSSTHVTEADGRKTQLGTAESDAGDAPAAETCDKCGEAVDGDHVYCPNCGEKASHRVFCECGDELRSDWAFCPGCGRRTSAADVLDRA, encoded by the coding sequence ATGAGTAAGATCACGTTCCGCGCGGACGACGACCTCGTCGAGCGGCTCGAGGGCCTCGATACCTCAAAGAGCGAGGCGATGCGCGAGGCCCTCCGCGCGTATCTCGACGGGGCGGACCGTGATGACGACGGCGCCGCGGCGGTGTCCGACGCGGCGGACGCAGGGGGCTCGGTCGACGATGTCATACGCGAGCGCGTCGACGAACTGGTCGCCGACCGGGTCGACGCGGCCTTGGAGGAGCGGGTCGCCCCTGTCGGACGATCCCGCGATCTCAACGTGAACCTCACGCTCGACGGCGTAAACGCCGCTGGAGCGGGTGAGGACGCCGTCTCGAGCACGCACGTGACCGAGGCAGACGGCCGTAAGACGCAGCTTGGAACCGCGGAGTCGGACGCGGGCGACGCCCCTGCCGCGGAGACGTGTGACAAATGCGGGGAGGCGGTCGACGGCGATCACGTCTACTGCCCGAACTGCGGCGAGAAGGCCTCACACCGCGTGTTCTGCGAGTGTGGCGACGAACTCAGGTCCGACTGGGCGTTCTGCCCCGGCTGCGGCAGGCGGACCTCGGCGGCCGACGTGCTGGACCGTGCGTAA
- a CDS encoding ribbon-helix-helix domain-containing protein → MERVTLRIPKQQIEEVEQMVETGQYPNRSEAIRSAVREMLDEQDVEGRESATKRTWAKV, encoded by the coding sequence ATGGAGCGTGTGACACTACGAATCCCGAAGCAGCAGATCGAGGAGGTCGAACAGATGGTCGAGACCGGCCAGTACCCGAACCGGTCGGAAGCGATCCGCTCGGCCGTTCGCGAAATGCTCGACGAACAGGACGTCGAGGGGCGCGAGTCGGCGACCAAACGAACGTGGGCCAAGGTGTAA
- the ftsZ gene encoding cell division protein FtsZ encodes MQDIVREAMQRDEEEQDTNADVPDGDDEFGSPRIVIVGAGGAGNNTVNRLYNIGVDGAETVAINTDKQHLKMIEADTKILVGKSLTQGLGAGGDPSMGERATEMAQGTIKDVLGEADLVFVTAGMGGGTGTGAAPVVSKIAKEQGAIVVGMVSTPFNVERARTVKAEEGLEKLRNEADSIIVLDNNRLLDYVPNLPIGKAFSVMDQIIAETVKGISETITQPSLINLDYADMSTIMDQGGVAVMLVGETQDKNKTEEVVNDAMNHPLLDVDYRGASGGLVHITGGPDLTLKEAQGIAENITERLEARANVIWGARIQDEYKGKVRVMAIMTGVQSAQVLGPSTQKQADRSRRSIESTGSEFDAAENADFGESGSTAAGGSWESDGGSQPREKQNGLDVIR; translated from the coding sequence ATGCAAGATATAGTCAGAGAGGCGATGCAGCGCGACGAGGAGGAGCAGGACACGAACGCCGACGTCCCCGACGGCGACGACGAGTTCGGGAGCCCACGGATCGTGATCGTCGGCGCGGGCGGTGCCGGCAACAACACGGTCAACCGGCTGTACAACATCGGTGTCGACGGCGCCGAGACCGTCGCGATCAACACCGACAAACAGCACCTGAAGATGATCGAAGCCGACACCAAGATCCTGGTGGGCAAATCGCTCACTCAGGGGCTGGGTGCCGGCGGTGACCCCTCGATGGGCGAACGCGCGACCGAGATGGCCCAGGGGACCATCAAGGACGTGCTCGGCGAGGCCGACCTGGTCTTCGTCACCGCGGGGATGGGCGGCGGCACCGGGACCGGCGCGGCCCCCGTCGTCTCCAAGATCGCAAAGGAGCAGGGCGCGATCGTGGTCGGGATGGTATCGACGCCGTTCAACGTCGAGCGCGCCCGGACGGTGAAGGCCGAGGAGGGCCTCGAGAAGCTCCGTAACGAGGCCGACTCGATCATCGTCCTCGACAACAATCGCCTTCTCGACTACGTCCCCAACCTCCCGATCGGGAAGGCGTTCTCGGTGATGGACCAGATCATCGCCGAGACCGTGAAGGGCATCTCCGAGACCATCACCCAGCCCTCCCTGATCAACCTGGACTACGCGGATATGTCCACGATCATGGACCAGGGCGGCGTCGCGGTGATGCTCGTCGGCGAGACCCAGGACAAAAACAAGACCGAGGAGGTGGTCAACGACGCGATGAACCACCCCCTCTTGGACGTGGACTACCGCGGGGCCTCCGGCGGCCTCGTCCACATCACCGGCGGTCCCGACCTCACCCTGAAGGAGGCCCAAGGCATCGCCGAGAACATCACCGAGCGCCTGGAGGCGCGCGCAAACGTCATCTGGGGCGCCCGCATCCAGGACGAGTACAAGGGCAAAGTCCGCGTGATGGCGATCATGACCGGCGTCCAGTCCGCCCAAGTCCTCGGGCCGTCGACCCAGAAGCAGGCCGACAGGTCGAGACGGAGCATCGAATCCACCGGTTCGGAGTTCGACGCCGCGGAGAACGCCGACTTCGGGGAGAGCGGCTCGACGGCCGCCGGCGGCTCCTGGGAGTCCGACGGCGGTTCCCAACCCCGTGAGAAGCAGAACGGCCTCGACGTCATCCGCTGA
- the ncsA gene encoding tRNA 2-thiolation protein NcsA — MECDKCGRDAVMHAGYSGAHLCDEHFLASVEKRVRRRIRTDSLVPRDASPDDPERWVVGLSGGKDSVVLASILDDTFDRDPRIEIVALTIHEGIEGYRDESVDACVELAADLDIRHELVSYDEEFGVRMDDVVEEDPEGMAPCAYCGVFRRDLLETYAEDLDADLLLTGHNLDDEAQTALMNVLEGDVEQMAKHFDASLGPMDDRTDQAAFVPRAKPLRDIPEKEVALYAHLRDLPAHITECPHASEAFRGEIRELLLKLEEDHPGTRHSIVSGYEEIASMAAERYRGESTPDLRECAECGSRTTREVCRKCRLLESIRAV; from the coding sequence ATGGAGTGCGACAAGTGCGGACGCGACGCCGTGATGCACGCCGGGTACTCCGGAGCTCACCTCTGTGACGAACACTTTCTGGCGTCGGTGGAGAAACGGGTCCGCCGGCGGATCCGCACCGACAGTCTGGTGCCGCGGGACGCCTCGCCCGACGACCCCGAACGGTGGGTCGTCGGCCTCTCGGGCGGGAAGGACAGCGTCGTACTCGCATCGATCCTCGACGACACCTTCGACCGGGACCCGCGGATCGAAATCGTCGCGTTGACCATCCACGAGGGCATCGAGGGGTACCGCGACGAGAGCGTCGACGCCTGCGTTGAGCTCGCCGCCGACCTCGACATCCGCCACGAACTCGTGTCGTACGACGAGGAGTTCGGCGTCCGGATGGACGACGTCGTCGAGGAGGACCCCGAGGGGATGGCCCCGTGTGCGTACTGCGGCGTCTTCCGCCGGGACCTGCTGGAGACCTACGCCGAGGACCTCGACGCCGACCTGCTTTTGACCGGTCACAACCTCGACGACGAGGCCCAGACCGCGCTGATGAACGTCCTGGAGGGCGACGTCGAACAGATGGCCAAACACTTCGACGCCAGCCTCGGCCCGATGGACGATCGGACCGACCAGGCCGCCTTCGTCCCCCGGGCGAAGCCCCTGCGGGACATCCCCGAAAAGGAGGTCGCGCTGTACGCCCACCTCCGGGACCTGCCGGCACACATCACCGAGTGTCCCCACGCCTCGGAGGCGTTCCGCGGCGAGATACGGGAGCTGCTCCTGAAACTGGAGGAGGACCATCCCGGCACCAGACACTCGATCGTCTCCGGGTACGAGGAGATCGCGTCGATGGCGGCCGAGCGGTATCGCGGGGAGTCGACGCCCGACCTCCGGGAGTGTGCGGAGTGCGGATCGCGGACGACCCGGGAGGTCTGCCGGAAGTGTCGGCTGCTGGAATCGATCCGAGCCGTGTAA
- a CDS encoding DUF7095 family protein, which produces MDRATALTRIEAVLDAVETGPLPVPIREVWVYGDVALGLDPLDRLDVYVTKDLLLRGDSDAGAEFEAEHGVKGVGSAVSAEWAAANPELVRTNAGGHAAPEKCLAAALLDDDEPTHLEVCNAPFEQNVRRRLEAALDRGAYDQVIDPRGVCLYAEGRRSEEALEKLRGGDLAFPTLPEALSMLGADEAAAADAADAITAARTSQSGRSVRGDVV; this is translated from the coding sequence ATGGACCGTGCAACCGCGTTAACGCGGATCGAAGCCGTCCTCGACGCCGTCGAGACCGGACCCCTCCCGGTTCCGATCCGGGAAGTGTGGGTCTACGGCGACGTCGCGCTCGGACTCGACCCGCTCGACCGGCTTGACGTCTACGTCACGAAGGACCTCCTCCTCCGCGGCGACAGCGACGCCGGGGCGGAGTTCGAGGCCGAGCACGGGGTGAAAGGGGTCGGCTCGGCCGTGTCGGCGGAGTGGGCCGCGGCGAACCCCGAACTGGTCCGGACGAACGCCGGCGGCCACGCCGCCCCCGAGAAGTGCCTCGCCGCCGCGCTGCTCGACGACGACGAGCCGACCCACCTCGAGGTGTGTAACGCCCCCTTCGAGCAGAACGTTCGGCGCCGTCTGGAGGCCGCCCTGGACCGCGGGGCCTACGACCAGGTCATCGATCCCCGGGGGGTTTGCCTCTACGCTGAGGGCCGACGGTCCGAGGAGGCCCTCGAGAAGCTCCGGGGCGGGGACCTCGCCTTCCCGACGCTGCCGGAGGCGCTGTCGATGCTCGGCGCCGACGAGGCGGCCGCCGCCGACGCCGCCGACGCGATCACGGCCGCCCGGACGTCGCAGTCGGGGCGGAGTGTCCGGGGCGACGTCGTCTGA
- a CDS encoding universal stress protein yields MGFTAAPSLLVEANDAPAGTSSIPGDLADGCLLVPLLWQSEPAVTDQLRVAASLSRSSNARLCVLDPTSEAPTAYGPDLPPDAEREVIDRAVRSTLRAGQPGVLRTHTLLNGILTAVDTADVDALVIPRGSGTGFLRQSLAEHLGLRAACDVITVNGRQSYDDARSILLPVTGGPHSTAAVDVARRIAADTDAWIDVLHIVPPHASDRRQARATEHVEAATDRIGRPDRTATWVLEARCLADAIVEQSEYYGLTVLGAPTKGRLREFIAGSTSRTVQHGARSAVISVRTNR; encoded by the coding sequence ATGGGTTTCACAGCCGCGCCGTCGCTCCTGGTTGAGGCAAACGACGCTCCTGCTGGGACATCCTCGATCCCCGGCGACCTCGCCGACGGCTGCCTGCTCGTCCCGCTTCTCTGGCAGTCGGAGCCCGCCGTCACCGACCAGCTCCGGGTGGCGGCGTCGCTGTCGCGGTCGTCGAACGCCCGGCTCTGCGTGCTGGATCCGACGAGCGAGGCGCCGACGGCGTACGGCCCGGACCTCCCGCCGGACGCCGAACGGGAGGTCATCGACCGCGCGGTGCGGTCGACGCTCCGTGCCGGACAGCCGGGGGTCCTCCGGACGCACACCCTCCTGAACGGCATTCTCACCGCAGTCGACACCGCGGACGTCGACGCGCTCGTGATCCCGAGGGGATCCGGCACGGGCTTCCTCCGGCAGAGCCTGGCGGAGCATCTCGGGCTCCGGGCGGCGTGTGACGTCATCACGGTCAACGGCCGACAGAGCTACGACGACGCCCGGTCGATCCTGCTCCCGGTCACTGGCGGCCCCCACTCCACCGCCGCCGTCGACGTCGCCCGCCGGATCGCCGCCGACACCGACGCCTGGATCGACGTGCTTCACATCGTGCCGCCGCACGCCTCGGACCGACGGCAGGCACGCGCCACAGAGCACGTCGAGGCCGCCACAGACCGGATCGGGCGACCCGACCGGACCGCGACCTGGGTGCTCGAGGCCCGGTGTCTCGCCGACGCGATCGTCGAGCAATCGGAGTATTACGGGCTAACCGTCCTGGGCGCGCCGACGAAGGGGCGGCTCCGGGAGTTCATCGCCGGCTCGACCAGCCGGACCGTCCAACACGGCGCCCGCAGCGCCGTCATCTCGGTTCGCACCAACCGGTAG
- a CDS encoding methyltransferase domain-containing protein, with product MRSFSPEYLRRTREGLWDRSRAALAELSLPDRERVLDAGAGTGEFARVLAAETPAEVVCLDADADLLEVARERTGFEVVAGDATRPPFGADDFDLVACQALLVNLSEPAAALDAFADRSSDLVAAAEPDNADVSVESTLDSEVDLERRARAAYIEGVETDVAMGSRLESLFRDAGLEAVRSRRHYHRKVIEPPYDRTSLSAAARKASGAGLADHETELRRVLSADEYDALRGEWREMGRAVVDAMREGTYRRVEVVPFDVVVGRVTDG from the coding sequence GTGCGGAGTTTCTCACCCGAGTACCTGCGCCGGACCCGCGAGGGGCTGTGGGACCGTTCGAGAGCGGCGCTTGCGGAGCTCTCGCTTCCGGACCGCGAGCGGGTCCTCGACGCCGGCGCGGGAACCGGGGAGTTCGCCCGCGTACTCGCCGCCGAAACTCCGGCCGAAGTGGTCTGTCTCGATGCCGACGCCGACCTCCTCGAAGTCGCCCGCGAGCGGACCGGCTTCGAGGTGGTCGCCGGGGACGCGACGCGTCCCCCTTTTGGGGCCGACGACTTCGATCTGGTGGCGTGTCAGGCGCTGCTCGTGAACCTGTCGGAGCCGGCAGCCGCACTCGACGCCTTCGCCGACCGCTCTTCGGACCTCGTCGCCGCGGCCGAACCCGACAACGCCGACGTGAGCGTCGAGTCCACCCTCGACAGCGAGGTCGACCTCGAACGGCGAGCCCGGGCGGCGTACATCGAGGGCGTCGAGACCGACGTCGCGATGGGATCCCGTCTGGAGAGCCTGTTCCGGGACGCCGGGCTGGAAGCGGTCCGGAGTCGCCGCCACTACCACCGGAAGGTCATAGAGCCGCCGTACGACCGGACATCGCTGTCGGCGGCCGCACGGAAGGCCAGCGGCGCGGGGCTGGCCGACCACGAGACGGAGCTCCGTCGCGTGCTCTCCGCCGACGAGTACGACGCGCTCCGGGGCGAGTGGCGGGAGATGGGCCGGGCAGTGGTCGACGCGATGCGCGAGGGGACCTACCGGCGGGTCGAGGTCGTCCCCTTCGACGTCGTCGTCGGACGGGTCACCGACGGATAA
- a CDS encoding deoxyribonuclease IV has protein sequence MRVGAHESIAGGVANAVDRQVDDGGNCGQIFTHSPQVWQDPDIADDDAAAFRERSAEHDVGPWVIHSSYLVNLCTPKDDLRAKSIDSMQREVDAAAALDIPYVNVHLGAHTGAGVEQGLDNAVSALDELDVHDGVTVLVESDAGSGTKLGGDFAHLGYVLEESTQDLEVCLDTAHAFAAGYDLSTPTGVDETFAELNSEVSLENLAYVHLNDSKHACGTNKDEHAHIGEGEIGEEGMRAFVNHPAVEDVPLVVETPNEDGKGFAWNIQRVRNLRE, from the coding sequence ATGCGAGTTGGCGCACACGAGTCGATCGCCGGCGGCGTCGCAAACGCCGTGGATCGACAGGTCGACGACGGCGGAAACTGCGGCCAGATCTTCACTCACTCCCCCCAAGTCTGGCAGGACCCGGACATCGCTGACGACGACGCCGCGGCGTTCCGCGAGCGCTCGGCGGAACACGACGTCGGGCCGTGGGTCATCCACTCGTCGTACCTCGTGAACCTCTGTACCCCGAAGGACGACCTCCGGGCGAAATCGATCGACTCGATGCAGCGGGAGGTCGACGCCGCGGCCGCACTCGACATCCCGTACGTGAACGTCCACCTGGGCGCCCACACCGGCGCAGGGGTCGAGCAGGGCCTCGACAACGCGGTCTCGGCGCTCGACGAACTCGACGTCCACGACGGCGTGACAGTGCTCGTCGAGTCCGACGCCGGCTCCGGCACGAAACTCGGCGGCGACTTCGCCCACCTGGGGTACGTCCTCGAGGAGAGCACGCAGGACCTCGAAGTCTGTCTCGACACCGCCCACGCCTTCGCTGCGGGCTATGACCTCTCGACGCCGACGGGCGTCGACGAGACGTTCGCGGAGCTAAACAGCGAAGTCAGCCTGGAGAACCTCGCGTACGTTCACCTCAACGACTCGAAACACGCCTGCGGCACGAACAAGGACGAACACGCCCACATCGGCGAGGGCGAGATCGGCGAGGAAGGGATGCGAGCGTTCGTCAACCACCCCGCAGTCGAGGACGTGCCACTGGTCGTCGAGACGCCGAACGAGGACGGCAAGGGGTTCGCCTGGAACATCCAGCGGGTCCGGAACCTCCGCGAGTAG
- a CDS encoding lipoate--protein ligase family protein, with protein MADDARGPLADEEWRLIREDVRGGPMQMALDEVAAETAAAGGPRTVRVYRWRPSTLSVGYGQDPDTVDWAACTERRVAVTRRQTGGGGIYHDVDGDISYSIVAPRAELPGDLLDAYHLLCEPILDAFGRLGVDADFAAESQPEIWSPACYLRSLHPAHDIVAAGRKLSGNAQYRRHESVIQHGSLTYSVRAAAHLDVFAGHDVTPEAFRERVVGIDELADVTRATAVETLEASLADWADAAEGSWTEAELDRAREKVESKYGADEWVRRRPDDRR; from the coding sequence ATGGCCGACGACGCGCGCGGACCGCTTGCCGACGAGGAGTGGCGCCTGATCCGCGAGGACGTCCGCGGGGGGCCGATGCAGATGGCGCTCGACGAGGTGGCCGCCGAGACCGCGGCAGCGGGCGGCCCACGGACGGTCAGGGTCTACCGGTGGCGGCCGAGCACGCTCTCGGTCGGGTACGGTCAGGACCCCGATACCGTCGACTGGGCGGCCTGCACCGAGAGGCGCGTCGCCGTCACCCGCCGGCAGACCGGCGGCGGCGGGATCTACCACGACGTCGACGGCGACATCTCCTACTCGATCGTCGCCCCGCGTGCGGAGCTTCCGGGCGACCTGCTCGACGCGTATCACCTCCTGTGTGAGCCGATCCTGGACGCATTCGGGCGGCTGGGCGTCGACGCCGACTTCGCCGCGGAGTCGCAACCCGAAATCTGGTCGCCCGCCTGTTACCTCCGGTCGTTACACCCCGCACACGACATCGTCGCTGCCGGCCGAAAACTGAGCGGCAACGCCCAGTACCGCAGACACGAGTCGGTGATCCAACACGGGTCGCTCACGTACTCGGTCCGGGCGGCCGCCCACCTCGACGTCTTCGCGGGCCACGACGTTACCCCCGAGGCGTTCCGCGAGCGCGTCGTGGGGATCGACGAACTCGCGGACGTGACGAGAGCGACGGCCGTCGAGACGCTTGAGGCCTCGCTCGCGGACTGGGCCGACGCGGCGGAGGGCTCGTGGACGGAAGCCGAACTCGACCGGGCCCGCGAGAAGGTCGAATCGAAGTACGGCGCCGACGAGTGGGTTCGGCGGCGGCCCGACGACCGGCGGTAG
- a CDS encoding MarR family transcriptional regulator: MSIDRDTFENTTEDELAELSVPDRVLGFLAANDDRAFKAREIASQIGVDEGAVSTALSRLKDRGLVEHKATYWAVTDDTERLDGYSGYERATALFNDQLGTEDKGSWREHAPSEPHPSVEDEQ, from the coding sequence ATGTCTATTGACCGAGACACCTTCGAGAACACGACTGAGGACGAGCTCGCGGAGCTTTCGGTCCCAGATCGGGTCCTTGGATTTCTCGCCGCTAACGATGATCGTGCATTCAAGGCCCGCGAAATAGCTTCCCAAATAGGCGTCGACGAGGGGGCGGTCAGCACTGCGCTCTCACGGTTGAAGGACCGTGGTTTGGTCGAACACAAGGCGACGTACTGGGCGGTGACCGACGACACCGAGCGTCTCGACGGATACAGCGGCTACGAACGGGCGACTGCCCTGTTCAACGACCAACTCGGTACGGAGGACAAGGGGTCTTGGCGCGAACACGCCCCCAGCGAACCACATCCGAGCGTCGAGGACGAACAGTGA
- a CDS encoding serine/threonine-protein kinase RIO2, whose amino-acid sequence MVRNVAGVMAELEPEDFYLLSGVEQGMRFSEWVNRDKLPELSNLTSEEVGYRLDRCATRGLIDRKTIQYEGYTLTAEGYDALALRTFSERDTIEGVGAPLGVGKESDVLEVQSYTPLALKFHREGFTEFREVTRERDYTADNQHVSWLYTARKAAEREYEALEALYPEVSVPRPVDQNRHAIVMGKFEGVELDRTRLADDQAVGVLDLILREVRDAYAAGYVHADMSEYNVAVSESGVTVFDWPQSVPTDHENAREFLERDVENLATYFKRKHPSIPDIDTDAVSESVAAGDFETVRSHK is encoded by the coding sequence ATGGTTCGGAACGTCGCCGGCGTGATGGCAGAACTCGAACCCGAGGACTTCTATCTCCTCTCCGGCGTCGAGCAGGGGATGCGGTTCTCCGAGTGGGTCAACCGCGACAAGCTCCCGGAGCTCTCGAATCTCACGAGCGAGGAAGTCGGCTACCGCCTCGACCGGTGTGCGACGAGGGGATTGATCGACCGGAAGACAATCCAATACGAGGGGTACACACTCACTGCGGAGGGGTACGACGCGCTCGCCCTCCGGACGTTCTCCGAGCGCGACACGATCGAGGGGGTCGGCGCGCCCCTCGGCGTCGGCAAGGAGAGCGATGTCCTCGAAGTACAGTCCTACACGCCGTTGGCGCTGAAGTTCCACCGTGAGGGGTTCACGGAGTTCCGGGAGGTAACCCGCGAACGGGATTACACCGCCGACAACCAGCACGTGTCGTGGCTCTACACCGCCCGAAAGGCCGCCGAACGCGAGTACGAGGCGCTGGAGGCGCTGTATCCGGAGGTTTCGGTCCCACGGCCGGTCGATCAGAACCGCCACGCCATCGTGATGGGGAAGTTCGAGGGCGTCGAGCTCGACCGGACCAGACTCGCGGACGACCAGGCGGTCGGGGTGCTCGATTTGATCCTCCGGGAGGTCAGAGACGCCTATGCCGCCGGCTACGTGCACGCGGATATGAGCGAGTACAACGTGGCGGTCAGCGAATCGGGGGTGACGGTCTTCGACTGGCCGCAGTCGGTGCCGACCGACCACGAGAACGCCCGCGAGTTCCTAGAGCGCGACGTCGAGAACCTGGCTACTTACTTTAAGCGGAAACACCCCTCGATCCCCGATATCGACACCGACGCGGTGAGCGAGAGCGTCGCTGCCGGCGACTTCGAGACGGTTCGGTCCCACAAGTAG